The Glandiceps talaboti chromosome 1, keGlaTala1.1, whole genome shotgun sequence genome has a segment encoding these proteins:
- the LOC144440666 gene encoding putative serine/threonine-protein kinase drkD, translated as MKAEYQGGVIVVNQFGLPERTNAPNYLQRELLRRYDLMKELQSNFMVRCLAKCCEPDQGNFWLLTEFMELQSLQEVLANQDIVLDWDVKTNMAYDVCHGLLNLHCRQEPMVLGKIGTDMFQVDQQKHVKLYDVSGVHTLTDSLESLYKAEDAYIPPEHLREKINGGKDEKYSLETESYGAGVVLFEIATRLPPFQGKTDREIYTFLTDGNLEELPVNCPLTYRVVTDGLRATDRQKRKSLRYAVSELNRQKTSQI; from the exons ATGAAGGCTGAATACCAAGGGGGAGTTATTGTTGTCAATCAGTTCGGCTTGCCAGAAAG GACGAATGCTCCCAATTATCTCCAACGAGAGTTACTTCGTAGATACGATTTGATGAAGGAGTTGCAGAGTAATTTTATGGTTAGATGTCTTGCGAAGTGTTGTGAGCCAGATCAAG GGAATTTCTGGCTGTTAACAGAATTCATGGAACTTCAATCTTTACAAGAAGTATTGGCTAATCAAGATATTGTTCTTGACTGGGACGTTAAAACAAATATGGCGTATGATGTGTGTCATGGACTGCTAAATTTGCATTGTAGACAAGAACCTATGGTGCTTGGTAAAATAGGAACAGATATGTTTCAAGTTGATCAACAGAAACATGTCAAG CTGTATGACGTTTCTGGCGTACACACTCTAACAGATTCACTGGAGAGCCTCTACAAGGCTGAGGATGCATATATCCCACCAGAACACCTCAGGGAGAAGATAAATGGGGGAAAAGATGAAAAATACAGTTTGGAAACTGAGAGTTATGG AGCTGGggttgttttatttgaaattgcTACAAGACTGCCACCCTTTCAGG GTAAAACAGATCGTGAAATCTATACCTTCCTAACTGATGGAAACCTAGAAGAACTGCCAGTCAACTGTCCACTGACTTACAGAGTCGTTACAGATGGACTGCGAGCAACTGATAGACAAAAAAGAAAGTCTCTTCGAT ATGCTGTTTCTGAGTTGAACAGGCAAAAAACAAGTCAGATATAA